One genomic window of Elaeis guineensis isolate ETL-2024a chromosome 2, EG11, whole genome shotgun sequence includes the following:
- the LOC105053494 gene encoding mannose/glucose-specific lectin isoform X1 yields the protein MASRVDGANTLGPWGGSGGTAWSFENAQTITKIKISVGDVVDSITFQYMDGETARWSPRYGGAGGKPTEIELGPAEFIISIKGYYGTYAGKTIIYSLTFVTTNREYGPYGREQGTQFSVPKGTGWIIGFHGRSGTLLDAIGVYKKTCVEPAVVVGPWGGSGGTAWSFDNALTITKIKISVGDVVDSITFQYTDGETTRWSPRFGGAGGNPKEIDLGTNNNLKAISGYYGNYHGIIVIRSLTFETTTGTYGPYGQEEGTAFSLPLKAGKVVGFFGHAGQWLDALGFYLKHASA from the exons ATG GCTAGCAGAGTGGATGGTGCTAATACGCTGGGGCCGTGGGGAGGATCTGGTGGGACTGCATGGTCATTTGAGAATGCTCAGACGATCACCAAAATCAAAATTAGCGTAGGAGATGTCGTTGATTCAATTACCTTCCAGTATATGGATGGCGAGACAGCCCGTTGGTCTCCTAGGTACGGAGGTGCTGGGGGCAAACCTACAGAG attgagCTTGGACCGGCCGAATTCATCATCTCCATAAAAGGCTACTACGGTACTTATGCAGGAAAGACAATTATATACTCACTCACTTTTGTTACCACAAATCGTGAATATGGTCCTTATGGCCGAGAGCAAGGAACTCAGTTTTCTGTACCGAAAGGTACAGGTTGGATCATTGGCTTCCACGGACGCTCGGGTACCCTACTTGATGCAATTGGGGTGTACAAAAAAACATGTGTTGAG CCTGCCGTTGTGGTAGGACCATGGGGTGGATCTGGTGGGACTGCATGGTCTTTTGATAATGCTCTGACGATCACCAAAATTAAAATTAGCGTGGGGGATGTCGTTGATTCAATTACCTTCCAGTATACGGATGGCGAGACAACCCGCTGGTCCCCTAGGTTCGGGGGTGCGGGAGGTAATCCTAAAGAG ATTGATCTTGGAACCAACAATAACCTCAAGGCTATATCCGGCTACTATGGCAATTATCATGGCATCATCGTCATAAGGTCACTTACATTTGAGACCACCACGGGCACCTATGGGCCATATGGTCAGGAGGAAGGAACTGCTTTCTCCCTTCCTCTGAAAGCTGGAAAAGTTGTTGGCTTCTTCGGACATGCAGGTCAATGGCTTGATGCTCTTGGGTTCTACTTGAAGCACGCTTCAGCCTAA
- the LOC105053494 gene encoding mannose/glucose-specific lectin isoform X2 — protein sequence MASRVDGANTLGPWGGSGGTAWSFENAQTITKIKISVGDVVDSITFQYMDGETARWSPRYGGAGGKPTEIELGPAEFIISIKGYYGTYAGKTIIYSLTFVTTNREYGPYGREQGTQFSVPKGTGWIIGFHGRSGTLLDAIGVYKKTCVEIDLGTNNNLKAISGYYGNYHGIIVIRSLTFETTTGTYGPYGQEEGTAFSLPLKAGKVVGFFGHAGQWLDALGFYLKHASA from the exons ATG GCTAGCAGAGTGGATGGTGCTAATACGCTGGGGCCGTGGGGAGGATCTGGTGGGACTGCATGGTCATTTGAGAATGCTCAGACGATCACCAAAATCAAAATTAGCGTAGGAGATGTCGTTGATTCAATTACCTTCCAGTATATGGATGGCGAGACAGCCCGTTGGTCTCCTAGGTACGGAGGTGCTGGGGGCAAACCTACAGAG attgagCTTGGACCGGCCGAATTCATCATCTCCATAAAAGGCTACTACGGTACTTATGCAGGAAAGACAATTATATACTCACTCACTTTTGTTACCACAAATCGTGAATATGGTCCTTATGGCCGAGAGCAAGGAACTCAGTTTTCTGTACCGAAAGGTACAGGTTGGATCATTGGCTTCCACGGACGCTCGGGTACCCTACTTGATGCAATTGGGGTGTACAAAAAAACATGTGTTGAG ATTGATCTTGGAACCAACAATAACCTCAAGGCTATATCCGGCTACTATGGCAATTATCATGGCATCATCGTCATAAGGTCACTTACATTTGAGACCACCACGGGCACCTATGGGCCATATGGTCAGGAGGAAGGAACTGCTTTCTCCCTTCCTCTGAAAGCTGGAAAAGTTGTTGGCTTCTTCGGACATGCAGGTCAATGGCTTGATGCTCTTGGGTTCTACTTGAAGCACGCTTCAGCCTAA